One part of the Caproiciproducens sp. CPB-2 genome encodes these proteins:
- the ybeY gene encoding rRNA maturation RNase YbeY yields the protein MEKVRVIIENKQKEVKIPTGLRMLVRRCCNAVLRMEKFGSPAEISVTFVNNEQIHELNRQYRGKDVPTDVLSFPMGENGVYDINHSTGAKILGDIVISMEKAVEQAERYGHSLEREVGYLSVHSMLHLLGYDHENGGIQRVHMREKEELVMTQLGLPSTSSYVLDEDEE from the coding sequence ATGGAAAAAGTGAGAGTTATCATTGAAAATAAGCAGAAAGAGGTTAAAATTCCTACGGGTTTGCGCATGCTGGTTCGGCGCTGCTGCAACGCTGTGCTGCGTATGGAAAAATTCGGATCGCCCGCAGAAATCAGCGTCACCTTTGTAAATAACGAGCAGATTCATGAATTGAACAGGCAGTACCGCGGAAAGGACGTCCCGACCGATGTGCTTTCCTTCCCCATGGGGGAAAACGGCGTGTACGACATCAACCATTCCACCGGTGCGAAAATTCTGGGCGACATCGTCATTTCCATGGAAAAGGCGGTGGAACAGGCGGAACGCTACGGCCACAGCCTTGAGCGCGAGGTGGGCTACCTTTCCGTGCACTCCATGCTGCATCTGCTTGGATACGACCATGAAAACGGCGGAATCCAGCGGGTCCATATGCGTGAGAAGGAAGAGCTGGTCATGACCCAGCTGGGCCTTCCCAGCACAAGCAGCTATGTATTGGACGAGGATGAGGAATAA
- a CDS encoding patatin-like phospholipase family protein, translating into MSFGLALSGGGTKGAAHVGVLLALEEAGMRPSSIAGTSAGAIVAGLYATGTNAPALKQMVTDLSKTGISLCDADFVNLLKAVPQLLFRHKIDITGLFKGNRLEKFLCAQTDNKNIMDANIRTIIPAVDINSGETIVYTSSLRNVAAVEGVTWKTDIPICQAIRASMAVPAVFRPKLIGDMCLVDGGVTNTLPVDLLIAAGESNVLAVDVTKEYEVPARMNIIDITTHSLSIMSTRLKELSSHGEKLLLKPQLPKESGLLTFEQMEQCMDAGYEAAQMSMAAIKAIFK; encoded by the coding sequence ATGTCATTTGGGCTTGCACTTTCAGGAGGAGGAACAAAAGGGGCTGCTCACGTAGGGGTCCTGCTTGCGCTGGAAGAAGCCGGGATGCGTCCCTCCTCCATTGCCGGAACCAGCGCCGGGGCTATCGTGGCCGGGCTTTACGCCACAGGGACGAATGCGCCGGCGCTGAAACAGATGGTTACGGATCTGTCCAAAACAGGGATATCCCTGTGTGATGCGGATTTTGTAAACCTTTTAAAGGCGGTGCCGCAGCTTTTGTTCCGCCATAAGATCGACATTACCGGGCTGTTCAAGGGAAACCGTCTGGAAAAGTTTCTTTGTGCGCAGACGGATAATAAAAATATTATGGACGCCAATATCAGAACCATTATTCCGGCGGTGGATATCAATTCGGGTGAAACTATTGTTTACACAAGCTCCCTGCGGAATGTCGCCGCGGTGGAAGGGGTAACGTGGAAAACGGATATCCCCATCTGTCAGGCGATCCGCGCGAGCATGGCGGTGCCCGCGGTTTTCCGGCCGAAGCTGATCGGCGACATGTGCCTGGTCGACGGCGGCGTGACCAACACCCTGCCGGTGGATCTTTTAATTGCGGCGGGCGAATCCAACGTTTTGGCGGTCGACGTCACCAAGGAGTACGAGGTGCCCGCCAGAATGAATATCATCGATATTACAACGCATTCCCTGTCCATCATGAGCACCCGTTTAAAGGAGTTGAGCTCCCACGGGGAAAAATTGCTGCTGAAGCCACAGCTGCCAAAGGAATCGGGGCTGCTGACGTTTGAGCAGATGGAGCAGTGCATGGACGCGGGCTACGAAGCGGCGCAGATGAGTATGGCCGCAATCAAGGCAATATTCAAATAA
- a CDS encoding YabP/YqfC family sporulation protein, translating to MEKKINIRKLTSTMQMPTHMEINGNQEVIVDGCSGVLEYGTEAVRIKTGKLIVRFTGRGLVIKCLTADSLVVTGFLTGIEFLV from the coding sequence TTGGAGAAAAAAATCAATATCCGCAAGCTGACGTCAACGATGCAGATGCCCACTCATATGGAGATAAACGGAAATCAGGAAGTGATTGTCGACGGCTGCAGCGGCGTGCTGGAATACGGCACCGAAGCGGTCAGGATCAAGACGGGAAAACTGATTGTGCGCTTCACGGGGCGCGGCCTGGTCATCAAATGCCTGACGGCGGATTCCCTGGTGGTAACGGGATTCCTGACCGGAATAGAGTTTCTTGTGTGA
- a CDS encoding helix-turn-helix domain-containing protein, which translates to MKEASFGAKIKALRTDLDLKQSDVAEKLGISQSVYGNYEQGKRNPDFETLVNICVFYQVSADYLLGVPTESGCFSALSGTLRSMHPADQQRVCEYAEMLCFYRKHKK; encoded by the coding sequence TTGAAGGAGGCGTCTTTTGGAGCAAAAATAAAGGCACTGCGAACGGATTTGGATTTAAAACAGTCGGATGTAGCCGAGAAACTCGGGATTTCCCAGTCTGTTTACGGCAATTATGAGCAGGGCAAACGTAATCCAGACTTTGAAACCCTGGTGAACATCTGTGTGTTTTACCAAGTTTCGGCAGACTATCTTTTGGGCGTACCGACGGAAAGCGGCTGTTTCAGCGCGTTGTCCGGTACGTTACGGTCTATGCATCCCGCAGACCAACAGCGGGTGTGCGAATATGCTGAGATGCTGTGTTTTTACCGGAAACACAAAAAATGA
- a CDS encoding Ig-like domain-containing protein yields the protein MKIQKRALSLVLALSMAVTAFSGTAAFATEDSGEPYFTVGNVPETVLTEEKFAEDENGQISSFNPEGRTPVSVSIKKGDSDFTKVRVIVQCTDKDGEETDDVQLIAKDTDDCWWNIAKSGWGPPAGFQLADATTDVYLVASQPGDYTATIQLVNVTVDNEVLAETEVSVTAPESAVFPAEEDWEGPAGDPETPLTAKTEQSFVFPFKTTGGIYLSELQLDIYLGDKAGEGRDAEGKAYNEAVQLNLFADASVSANFTVESLNELLGQIPEDKENEKENTIKLLKAAGAEFNDQGTVTSVEALGENIAYEYDEESGTGTWTIKLDTTKLGESKIEFLTMVRAGDEAVWGNNNYVSYGDETKAYCYTITAPEEPDKTIVRFAGSDKTLTLPKGTEEQKIPFSDTLTVYYSDKTHETLKDIKWECKDGFTPDKEGNYLFTPVLDGYKVEDGIHIPTVTVSIYSQEVKPVTGIYGLPTRITYWGALPATRQLSVKFRPSDATNKKVTWESSDSAVATIDENGLMTYQQLGKTTITVTTEDGGYTASCAVTVQSQQEHDEEQAKYDEDVKKAADAVKALPKASEADVNDSDTSAAIKDAVSNVQGYGEDVTKKLDAAAIDNLESLLAKLTDGVVTKTVSVNSGSIKDSGKKITEQPSVSGLLLASGITGDEDDAQVTLEMNQVIPTAENALLAFNLNLSVDGDETHELFIPVTVTFKLPASFVYDPSKTYQIQHMIDEDEDETEMLPLTFSPDYKSASFTTSSFSAFTLISTPKNSDSDSDSDHHHSSSGSNSDTPATPSAPSFLSDTTMDFSVNGAYQFKITSTNGAVPSLVVGTAGVFETQLVSISGSDYYFKLTAVGKPGDQAGVYVNGVKLLVATVGAAASSVKCDTTKPIQVSRGKTYVFKLTADEKPAFVSGNSQVFQVKFVKQSGKDYFYQVTAVGKSGQAAGFYINSDKAPVTVATVA from the coding sequence ATGAAGATTCAAAAAAGGGCGCTTTCCCTGGTTTTAGCGCTCAGCATGGCCGTTACGGCTTTTTCCGGTACCGCGGCGTTTGCAACGGAAGATTCCGGGGAACCGTATTTCACGGTGGGCAACGTCCCGGAAACCGTATTAACGGAAGAAAAGTTCGCAGAGGACGAAAATGGGCAAATTTCCTCTTTCAATCCGGAAGGCAGGACGCCTGTCTCTGTTAGCATCAAGAAGGGCGATTCGGATTTTACCAAAGTGAGAGTGATCGTTCAGTGCACTGATAAGGACGGGGAAGAAACCGATGACGTTCAGCTCATAGCAAAGGATACCGATGACTGTTGGTGGAACATTGCCAAGTCCGGATGGGGACCACCGGCAGGTTTCCAACTGGCTGATGCGACCACGGATGTGTATTTGGTAGCCAGCCAGCCCGGCGATTATACGGCAACCATTCAACTGGTTAACGTAACAGTTGATAATGAGGTACTGGCGGAGACAGAAGTGAGCGTGACCGCACCGGAGAGCGCGGTGTTCCCTGCTGAGGAAGACTGGGAAGGCCCGGCGGGGGATCCTGAGACGCCGCTGACCGCTAAAACGGAGCAATCTTTTGTTTTTCCGTTCAAAACAACGGGCGGTATCTACCTTTCCGAACTGCAGCTCGATATTTATCTGGGTGACAAGGCAGGCGAAGGACGCGATGCTGAAGGGAAAGCATACAATGAAGCGGTGCAGCTGAATCTTTTTGCGGATGCGTCGGTGTCCGCAAATTTCACGGTGGAGAGTTTAAATGAGCTGCTCGGACAGATTCCTGAGGACAAGGAAAACGAGAAAGAAAATACAATCAAGCTTCTGAAAGCCGCGGGCGCTGAGTTTAATGATCAGGGAACCGTTACCTCTGTCGAAGCGCTCGGGGAAAACATTGCTTATGAATATGATGAAGAAAGCGGCACAGGAACATGGACGATCAAGCTCGACACCACAAAGCTGGGTGAAAGCAAGATTGAGTTCCTCACCATGGTACGCGCCGGTGACGAAGCGGTGTGGGGCAATAACAACTATGTTTCGTACGGTGATGAAACCAAGGCGTATTGCTATACCATTACCGCACCGGAAGAACCCGACAAAACCATTGTTCGCTTTGCCGGCTCCGACAAAACACTAACACTTCCGAAGGGAACCGAGGAGCAGAAGATTCCTTTCTCAGATACGTTAACGGTCTACTATTCCGACAAAACACATGAAACCCTCAAAGACATCAAATGGGAATGCAAGGATGGATTTACACCGGATAAAGAAGGCAATTATCTCTTTACGCCGGTGCTCGACGGTTATAAAGTGGAAGACGGAATACACATTCCGACTGTTACAGTCTCCATTTATTCACAGGAAGTCAAACCGGTAACAGGAATATATGGACTGCCCACCCGGATCACTTATTGGGGTGCGCTGCCCGCCACACGCCAGTTGAGTGTGAAGTTTAGGCCTTCCGATGCCACAAACAAAAAAGTGACATGGGAAAGTTCCGATTCTGCGGTTGCCACGATTGACGAAAACGGTCTGATGACCTATCAACAACTTGGAAAGACAACGATCACCGTCACCACTGAGGATGGCGGGTATACTGCTTCCTGCGCGGTAACCGTCCAGAGTCAGCAAGAGCATGATGAAGAACAGGCAAAGTATGACGAGGATGTTAAGAAAGCGGCAGATGCTGTTAAAGCGCTTCCGAAAGCCTCCGAAGCAGATGTTAACGATTCGGATACGTCGGCGGCCATCAAAGACGCGGTGTCCAACGTTCAGGGTTACGGCGAGGACGTTACGAAAAAACTGGACGCCGCCGCAATCGATAACCTTGAATCCCTGCTTGCGAAGCTGACGGACGGCGTTGTCACAAAGACGGTATCTGTGAACAGTGGAAGCATTAAGGACAGCGGCAAAAAAATAACAGAGCAGCCGTCCGTATCCGGGCTTTTGCTCGCTTCCGGAATCACGGGAGATGAGGACGATGCCCAGGTCACATTGGAAATGAATCAGGTTATTCCCACGGCGGAGAACGCGCTTCTCGCGTTTAATCTGAACCTCTCCGTTGACGGAGATGAAACGCACGAGCTTTTCATCCCTGTAACGGTTACGTTCAAGCTTCCCGCTTCCTTTGTCTATGACCCATCCAAAACCTACCAAATCCAGCACATGATCGACGAGGACGAGGATGAGACGGAAATGCTGCCCCTTACCTTCAGTCCGGACTACAAGTCCGCCTCCTTTACGACGTCCTCTTTCTCAGCCTTTACCTTAATTTCAACTCCTAAAAATTCAGATTCGGACTCTGATTCGGACCATCATCATTCCAGCTCCGGTTCCAACTCCGATACTCCCGCGACTCCATCCGCTCCGAGCTTTCTCAGCGACACGACGATGGATTTCAGCGTGAACGGCGCCTATCAGTTCAAGATCACCAGTACGAACGGCGCGGTTCCGTCCCTTGTCGTCGGTACGGCCGGTGTATTTGAAACACAGCTGGTCAGCATTTCCGGCAGCGATTATTACTTCAAGCTGACGGCTGTCGGCAAACCCGGCGATCAGGCTGGCGTTTATGTGAATGGGGTCAAGCTGCTGGTTGCCACAGTGGGGGCCGCGGCTTCCTCTGTAAAGTGCGATACCACAAAGCCGATTCAGGTTTCCCGGGGAAAAACGTATGTTTTCAAACTGACGGCTGATGAAAAACCGGCCTTTGTTTCGGGAAATTCTCAGGTGTTTCAGGTGAAATTTGTAAAGCAATCCGGCAAGGATTATTTCTATCAGGTCACGGCAGTCGGTAAATCCGGGCAGGCGGCGGGGTTCTATATCAATTCCGACAAAGCGCCCGTTACGGTCGCCACTGTCGCTTAA
- a CDS encoding DEAD/DEAH box helicase: MDFKDLNLSHRILDALEKENYAVPTPIQEQAIPLVLAGRDLLGCAQTGTGKTAAFAVPILQLLSGRPADQKEPRKIRSLVLTPTRELALQIYESFRSYGRYTRLHTCVVFGGVSQKMQVEKLRRGVDILVATPGRLNDLMNQGYIQLKNVEILVLDEADRMLDMGFIADVKKIIAKIPQKRQTLLFSATMPKEIEEMVDTLLTNPAKVEITPPATTVDRIDQSLYFVDKDNKRKLLVSLLEDESIRSALVFTRTKHGADRVVRELEKAHINAQAIHGNKSQNARQTALSSFKNGSIRVLVATDIAARGIDIEELSCVFNYDLPEIPETYVHRIGRTGRAGMSGTAVSFCCIDEKPDLHNIQKLIGKTIPVVQDNPYPMLITTPTPKSELRRRRTMAPGAGQGKRVSAKKEAAGKSGFAESAKGKPPAKKYTEKPKWKKTYPRKG; encoded by the coding sequence ATGGATTTTAAAGACCTTAACCTCAGTCACAGAATTTTGGATGCACTTGAAAAAGAAAACTATGCCGTACCGACGCCCATTCAGGAGCAGGCAATTCCGCTTGTGCTCGCCGGCAGGGACCTTCTCGGGTGCGCACAGACCGGCACCGGCAAAACGGCGGCTTTCGCGGTGCCGATTTTGCAGCTTTTAAGCGGCCGCCCGGCGGATCAAAAAGAGCCGCGGAAAATCCGTTCCCTGGTTCTGACTCCCACAAGGGAGCTTGCCCTTCAGATCTATGAGAGCTTTCGTTCCTACGGCCGCTACACCCGGCTGCATACCTGTGTGGTGTTCGGCGGCGTATCCCAGAAAATGCAGGTGGAGAAGCTGCGCCGCGGCGTGGATATTCTGGTTGCGACGCCCGGCAGGCTGAACGACCTGATGAATCAGGGATATATTCAGCTGAAAAATGTGGAAATCCTCGTTCTGGACGAAGCCGACCGCATGCTCGATATGGGCTTTATCGCGGACGTAAAAAAAATCATTGCCAAAATCCCGCAGAAGCGGCAGACGCTTCTGTTTTCGGCGACCATGCCCAAAGAGATCGAAGAAATGGTTGACACCCTGTTGACCAATCCGGCAAAGGTGGAAATTACGCCCCCGGCGACAACGGTCGACAGGATCGACCAATCCCTGTATTTTGTGGACAAGGATAATAAACGGAAGCTTCTGGTCTCCCTTCTGGAGGATGAGTCCATCCGCTCCGCGCTGGTGTTTACCAGAACGAAGCACGGCGCCGACAGGGTGGTAAGAGAGCTGGAAAAGGCCCATATCAACGCGCAGGCCATTCACGGGAACAAATCGCAGAATGCCCGCCAGACGGCGCTGAGCAGCTTTAAAAACGGCAGCATCCGCGTGCTTGTGGCCACGGATATCGCGGCGAGGGGGATCGATATTGAGGAATTGTCCTGCGTGTTCAACTACGATCTCCCCGAGATTCCCGAAACTTATGTGCACCGCATCGGCCGGACCGGCAGGGCGGGAATGAGCGGCACGGCCGTTTCCTTCTGCTGTATCGACGAAAAGCCGGACCTGCACAATATTCAGAAGCTGATCGGGAAAACCATTCCGGTGGTGCAGGACAATCCCTACCCCATGCTGATCACCACCCCGACCCCGAAGTCGGAGCTCCGCCGCCGCCGTACCATGGCGCCCGGCGCCGGACAGGGAAAGAGGGTCTCCGCCAAAAAAGAGGCAGCCGGAAAAAGCGGCTTTGCCGAAAGTGCGAAAGGCAAGCCGCCCGCCAAAAAATATACGGAGAAACCGAAATGGAAGAAAACGTATCCCCGCAAGGGATAG
- a CDS encoding diacylglycerol kinase family protein: protein MRFFKSFRYAFRGIIYCINNERNMRIHTVAALYVFVFSFFFEMSRTSYAAVMIVTAMVMTAELFNTVAEELCDLTAASFHPVVRIIKDMAAGAVLVCAVFAAAVGVCVFWQPEAFGRILRYFASSPPMLLLLAAVTAASIVYIVMGPTGIRDYIRKKREK, encoded by the coding sequence TTGCGGTTTTTTAAAAGCTTTCGGTATGCTTTTCGCGGAATCATCTACTGCATCAATAATGAACGGAATATGCGGATACATACGGTGGCTGCACTGTATGTATTTGTCTTTTCGTTCTTTTTTGAAATGTCACGGACAAGCTATGCCGCCGTTATGATTGTAACCGCCATGGTGATGACCGCCGAACTGTTCAACACCGTCGCGGAGGAGCTCTGCGACCTGACGGCGGCGAGCTTTCACCCCGTGGTGCGCATTATCAAGGATATGGCGGCGGGCGCGGTTCTGGTCTGTGCCGTTTTCGCGGCTGCGGTGGGCGTGTGCGTTTTCTGGCAGCCCGAGGCCTTCGGAAGGATCCTCCGGTATTTTGCCTCCAGCCCGCCCATGCTTTTGCTGCTTGCTGCGGTGACGGCGGCAAGCATTGTTTATATCGTTATGGGACCCACCGGCATCCGCGATTATATCAGAAAAAAACGAGAGAAATAA
- a CDS encoding sporulation protein produces MRIKQGLLLTATFLAACALLIFPAAAAAGAKNGIGYCLQILVPSLYPFMVLSVFVVKSGLSEKIGRVFEVPCRTVLKLPGSCAATILMSAVGGYPTGARGIAALYENGSVSEKQASRMLCFCVNSGPAFVITAVGAGFLHDERSGVILLISQLAASLILALVCGIGAENEAPAPRAGKKRVRGRAADALILSAADAARAMINMCCFVILFAAFLNLLRQWAAGPRAAAALSALLEVTGGCSDLAKLRAPLWAVSLAIGWGGICVHFQVLSAVSNIRVNLPRFMLFRLLHGITAAALTWALLCIFPEDVEVFSTTSQQLAGNFSGSVPAAAALIALCAALIFSLPREKLEMEEE; encoded by the coding sequence ATGAGAATAAAACAGGGCCTGCTGCTGACTGCGACATTTCTGGCCGCCTGCGCGCTGCTGATTTTTCCTGCGGCGGCGGCGGCGGGTGCTAAAAACGGAATCGGATACTGCCTGCAGATTCTTGTTCCCTCGCTGTATCCGTTTATGGTGCTTTCCGTTTTTGTGGTCAAAAGCGGGCTGTCGGAAAAAATCGGACGGGTGTTTGAGGTTCCGTGCCGCACCGTTCTGAAGCTGCCGGGCAGTTGTGCCGCGACCATTCTGATGAGCGCGGTCGGCGGATACCCGACCGGGGCGCGCGGCATCGCGGCGCTTTATGAAAACGGCTCCGTCAGCGAAAAGCAGGCTTCGCGCATGCTCTGCTTCTGCGTCAATTCCGGCCCCGCGTTCGTGATTACCGCCGTTGGAGCCGGATTCCTGCACGACGAGCGCTCAGGGGTCATTCTGCTGATTTCACAGCTTGCCGCCTCCCTGATTCTGGCGCTGGTGTGCGGCATCGGCGCGGAAAACGAAGCTCCCGCACCCCGGGCGGGGAAAAAGCGCGTCAGGGGCCGGGCGGCGGACGCCCTGATTCTGTCCGCCGCGGACGCGGCGCGCGCCATGATCAACATGTGCTGCTTTGTCATCCTGTTCGCGGCTTTCCTGAATCTGCTGCGCCAGTGGGCGGCGGGGCCGCGCGCCGCCGCGGCGCTTTCGGCCCTGCTGGAGGTAACGGGCGGCTGCTCCGACCTGGCGAAGCTCCGGGCGCCGCTGTGGGCGGTTTCGCTCGCAATCGGCTGGGGCGGCATCTGCGTCCATTTCCAGGTTCTGTCCGCCGTTTCCAATATCCGTGTGAACCTGCCCCGTTTTATGCTGTTCCGCCTGCTCCACGGCATTACCGCCGCGGCGCTCACCTGGGCTCTGCTGTGCATCTTTCCGGAGGATGTGGAAGTGTTCAGCACAACGTCCCAGCAGCTCGCGGGTAACTTTTCCGGCTCCGTTCCCGCCGCCGCCGCGCTGATTGCGCTCTGCGCGGCGCTGATTTTCAGCCTGCCGCGCGAAAAGCTGGAAATGGAGGAAGAATAA
- a CDS encoding LytR/AlgR family response regulator transcription factor: MVYHIAVCENDPDCAAQLQKMIEEILAGRRTAFSCDRYTACEQLESAVASPGTKYHILFLDTVLDGKDGVAFAGKLRDSGLLSPIVFISSDAKSALAAYAAAPVHYLLRPVRKQELHTALCRAFRQYEDSSVCMMETAGREITVLAACDIFYLEVFNKMILVHCRDGGTLTAAGPLTDFFRRLPAGRFYACHRCYVVNFSCVRRLRRNEFVLEDGGVIPVARRRYRDALCAWKNYLEEEKMI; this comes from the coding sequence ATGGTTTACCATATTGCCGTCTGTGAAAACGACCCGGACTGCGCCGCACAGCTGCAGAAAATGATTGAAGAAATCCTGGCCGGCCGGCGTACGGCCTTTTCCTGTGACAGATACACCGCCTGCGAACAGCTGGAGTCGGCGGTCGCGAGCCCCGGAACGAAGTATCACATCCTTTTTCTGGATACCGTGCTGGATGGAAAGGACGGCGTGGCGTTTGCCGGAAAACTGCGGGATTCCGGGCTGCTTTCCCCGATCGTTTTTATCTCCTCCGACGCAAAGTCCGCTCTGGCCGCCTATGCCGCCGCGCCCGTTCATTATTTGCTCAGGCCCGTGCGGAAGCAGGAACTGCATACCGCGCTCTGCCGGGCGTTCAGGCAGTATGAAGACAGTTCTGTCTGTATGATGGAGACCGCCGGAAGGGAGATCACCGTGCTGGCGGCTTGCGATATCTTTTACCTTGAGGTATTTAACAAAATGATTCTGGTGCATTGCAGAGACGGCGGCACTCTGACCGCCGCCGGGCCGCTGACCGATTTTTTCAGGCGTCTTCCGGCGGGGCGGTTCTATGCCTGCCACCGCTGTTATGTCGTCAATTTTTCCTGCGTGAGGCGTTTGCGCAGAAATGAATTCGTGCTCGAGGACGGCGGCGTGATTCCGGTTGCGCGCCGGAGATATCGGGACGCGCTGTGCGCGTGGAAAAACTATCTGGAAGAAGAAAAGATGATTTAA
- a CDS encoding sporulation protein YqfD, with protein MISLHLTRWLLGYARFAVVGGSKERFLNNCARAGIYLWDIAAGKEGGACVAVKNYRALRPCARKANAKLKVRERHGFPFATKGIRRRRGILAGAVLFMVIVHLLSLHVWSIEVKGNTSIPTEQIEAELARLGVTSGTLKSNVQPQLLQQKLMLKFPRIGWLSVNTRGCSAEVRLEEKVDRPLIVGDKRETICNIKAARTGQILSMDVYTGTAQVSEGDAVVEGQLLISCVVEDNLGYSTLRHAAGKIIAETSRTLSTEVDLKRSEVRPTGKTLTRRCLCLFGARVPLTFAGKPRGNYRTQGVRTDLKLMNSVLPLGFYEEKWTEERTETITLTKEQALAEAKKQMEQKKKEELKDAKIVSASEDARFTDSGLIYTIQAKCEENIARESEILIK; from the coding sequence ATGATTTCTTTACATTTGACGCGCTGGCTCCTCGGCTACGCCCGGTTTGCCGTTGTCGGCGGCAGCAAGGAACGCTTTCTGAACAACTGTGCCCGCGCCGGGATCTATCTTTGGGATATCGCGGCGGGAAAAGAGGGAGGAGCCTGTGTTGCCGTAAAAAACTACCGCGCGCTGCGGCCCTGCGCGCGAAAAGCGAACGCAAAGCTGAAAGTCCGCGAGCGGCACGGCTTTCCGTTCGCTACGAAGGGAATCCGCAGGCGCAGGGGGATTCTGGCGGGCGCCGTTCTGTTTATGGTGATCGTCCATCTGCTGTCGCTCCATGTCTGGAGCATCGAGGTAAAAGGGAACACCTCCATCCCGACCGAACAGATCGAGGCGGAGCTGGCGCGCCTGGGCGTCACGTCCGGCACGCTGAAATCAAACGTACAGCCCCAGCTGCTGCAGCAGAAGCTCATGCTGAAATTTCCCCGGATCGGGTGGCTCTCGGTCAACACCAGAGGATGCTCCGCGGAGGTCCGTCTGGAGGAAAAGGTCGACCGGCCGCTGATTGTCGGCGACAAGCGCGAAACGATCTGCAATATCAAGGCGGCCCGTACGGGCCAGATCCTTTCCATGGACGTTTATACCGGCACCGCGCAGGTCAGCGAGGGCGATGCCGTTGTGGAGGGGCAGCTGCTGATCAGCTGTGTTGTCGAGGATAACCTCGGCTACTCCACACTCAGGCACGCTGCGGGGAAAATCATTGCCGAAACCTCCCGCACCCTTTCGACCGAAGTCGATTTAAAGCGCAGCGAGGTGAGGCCAACGGGGAAAACGCTTACGCGCAGATGCCTGTGCCTTTTCGGCGCGCGCGTGCCGCTCACCTTTGCGGGAAAGCCGCGGGGAAACTACCGGACACAGGGCGTCCGTACCGACCTGAAGCTGATGAATTCCGTTTTGCCCCTGGGTTTTTACGAGGAGAAATGGACGGAGGAAAGAACGGAAACTATCACGCTGACAAAAGAGCAGGCGCTTGCCGAGGCGAAGAAGCAGATGGAACAGAAAAAGAAGGAGGAACTGAAGGACGCGAAGATCGTTTCCGCCAGCGAGGACGCCAGATTTACCGATTCCGGGCTGATTTACACAATCCAAGCAAAATGTGAGGAAAATATTGCCCGGGAATCGGAAATATTAATAAAATAA
- a CDS encoding PhoH family protein codes for MFEQRINIDRMEQAVALFGNFDENIRLIEKEYHVGIVGRGSEIKVSGDPEDVAPAVRAIDSLLSLVNRGEALSEQNVRYCISLVNEGSEDKIETLAGDCICITSKGKPVKAKTLGQKKYCTSIKNHTITIGVGPAGTGKTYLAVALAVTAFRAQEVNRIILTRPAVEAGEKLGFLPGDLQQKVDPYLRPLYDALFDMLGAETYQKYVERGNIEVAPLAYMRGRTLDDSFIILDEAQNTTPEQMKMFLTRLGFNSKMVITGDITQIDLPDGRRSGLKDVMKILRDIDDIAQVRFNEKDVVRHKLVQDIIKAYEKNEEAGH; via the coding sequence ATGTTTGAACAAAGGATCAATATTGACCGCATGGAACAGGCGGTCGCTCTTTTCGGCAACTTTGATGAAAATATCAGGCTGATCGAAAAAGAGTACCATGTGGGCATTGTCGGACGCGGAAGTGAAATCAAGGTTTCCGGCGATCCGGAAGACGTCGCGCCGGCCGTCCGCGCAATCGACAGCCTGCTGTCCCTCGTCAACCGGGGAGAGGCTTTAAGCGAACAGAACGTCCGCTACTGTATTTCCCTTGTAAATGAAGGCAGCGAAGATAAAATTGAAACACTTGCAGGGGACTGCATTTGTATAACGTCCAAAGGGAAGCCGGTCAAGGCAAAAACACTCGGGCAGAAAAAGTACTGTACGTCGATTAAAAACCACACGATCACCATCGGGGTCGGCCCCGCGGGAACCGGAAAGACCTATTTGGCCGTGGCCCTTGCCGTTACGGCGTTCCGCGCGCAGGAGGTCAACCGCATTATTCTGACCCGTCCCGCCGTGGAGGCGGGGGAAAAGCTGGGCTTTCTTCCGGGCGACCTGCAGCAGAAGGTGGACCCGTACCTGCGCCCGCTGTACGACGCGCTGTTCGATATGCTGGGCGCGGAAACGTACCAGAAGTATGTGGAGCGCGGCAATATTGAAGTAGCCCCGCTGGCGTATATGCGCGGCAGAACGCTTGACGACAGCTTTATTATTCTGGACGAGGCGCAGAACACGACCCCCGAGCAGATGAAGATGTTTCTCACCCGTTTGGGATTCAATTCCAAAATGGTGATCACCGGGGATATTACCCAGATAGACCTTCCGGACGGGCGCAGGTCCGGCCTGAAGGACGTCATGAAAATCCTGCGCGACATTGACGATATCGCACAGGTACGGTTCAATGAAAAAGATGTCGTTCGCCATAAACTGGTGCAGGACATTATCAAAGCATATGAGAAAAACGAGGAGGCCGGGCATTAA